Proteins encoded within one genomic window of Acomys russatus chromosome 5, mAcoRus1.1, whole genome shotgun sequence:
- the LOC127189968 gene encoding olfactory receptor 226-like: MSARSNSSDVTEFILVGFPGSLGLHLSLLGLFLLAYMLTITENLIIITVIRASPSLHKPMYLFLSNLSFLEVWYISVTVPKMLLSLVSPKFQRISFTGCMAQLYFFLALACTECALLGVMAYDRYVAVCNPLRYPVIMSPGLCSLLAGGSWLSGFTISLGKVFFISRLGYCGPNVMNHFFCDVSPLLNLACSDMSVAELVDFLLALLILLGPLVLTVFSYTAILSTVLRMPSAGGRQKAFSTCASHLAVVVIFYSASLFIYARPRAIYSFDYNKLVSVVYTVLTPLINPIIYCLRNQEVKQALHKVLQRAAQVLGASS, translated from the coding sequence atgtctgccaggaGCAACAGCTCAGATGTGACTGAGTTCATCTTGGTGGGATTCCCGGGCTCCCTGGGGCTCCACCTGAGTCTTCTTGGGCTCTTCCTGCTGGCTTACATGCTAACTATCACAGAGAACTTGATCATCATCACAGTGATTCGCGCCAGCCCCTCACTGCACAAGCCTATGTACCTCTTCCTCAGCAACCTGTCCTTCCTAGAGGTATGGTACATCTCCGTCACAGTGCCCAAGATGCTGCTCAGCTTGGTCTCCCCCAAGTTCCAGCGCATCTCCTTCACAGGCTGCATGGCGCAACTGTACTTCTTCCTGGCACTGGCCTGCACTGAGTGTGCTCTCTTGGGTGTCATGGCCTACGACCGCTATGTGGCCGTCTGCAACCCCCTTCGCTACCCGGTCATCATGAGCCCTGGCCTCTGCAGCCTATTGGCTGGTGGCTCCTGGCTCTCTGGCTTCACCATTTCCCTGGGGAAGGTCTTCTTCATTTCCCGCCTGGGCTACTGTGGCCCCAACGTCATGAACCACTTCTTCTGTGACGTGTCCCCACTACTGAACCTCGCCTGTTCTGACATGTCAGTGGCAGAGCTTGTCGACTTCCTCCTGGCCCTGCTCATCCTCCTGGGGCCGCTGGTGTTAACTGTCTTCTCCTACACAGCCATCCTCAGCACGGTGCTCCGCATGCCATCCGCAGGGGGCAGGCAgaaggccttctccacctgcgCCTCGCACCTGGCTGTGGTGGTCATCTTCTACTCCGCCTCCCTCTTCATCTACGCCCGGCCACGTGCCATCTACTCCTTCGACTACAACAAGCTTGTGTCAGTTGTCTACACGGTGCTCACACCCCTGATCAATCCCATCATCTACTGCCTTCGGAACCAGGAAGTCAAGCAGGCGCTGCACAAGGTGCTGCAGCGGGCAGCTCAGGTTTTGGGGGCCTCCTCCTAA